The following coding sequences lie in one Alicyclobacillus curvatus genomic window:
- the serS gene encoding serine--tRNA ligase, producing MLDIRAIRQDPDTYKTGLARKGVSPDAVDELIQVDADWRASLTEVERLKSVRNTASENIGRKKKQGEDASDDIKQMKEVSDAIKELDVRVRDLDSRLQEILLGLPNVPHVSVPDGASEDENVPLRYIGDKPTFTFEPKQHWEIAADLDIVDFERATKVTGTRFVIYKGLGAKLERALAAFMLDYQTEKNGYTEMFPAFIANDASLTGTGNLPKFGDEMFKLEGLPYYLIPTAEIPLTNYYRDEILDASQLPVKFAGYSASFRSEAGSAGKDTRGLIRLHQFQKVELVKLVLPENSYDELESLVEDAADILDALELPYRVIEICTGDLGSKETKKYDLEVWLPAAGMYREISSCSNFEDYQARRANLRFRRDDGARPEFVHTLNGSGLAVGRTVAAILENGQQEDGSVRIPKALVPYMGTEVIERRKS from the coding sequence ATGTTGGACATTCGAGCGATACGTCAAGACCCCGACACTTACAAAACAGGACTTGCGCGCAAAGGCGTAAGCCCGGATGCTGTGGATGAACTTATTCAAGTAGACGCAGACTGGCGTGCTTCGCTCACTGAAGTGGAGCGGCTCAAGAGCGTTCGCAACACCGCGTCCGAAAACATCGGCCGAAAGAAGAAGCAGGGCGAGGACGCGAGCGATGACATCAAGCAGATGAAAGAAGTCTCTGATGCGATTAAGGAACTGGACGTCCGTGTCCGCGATTTAGATTCGAGACTCCAGGAAATTCTCCTCGGGCTGCCAAACGTCCCGCACGTGTCTGTCCCAGATGGTGCGTCCGAAGACGAAAACGTCCCCTTACGCTACATTGGAGACAAGCCCACATTCACGTTCGAACCGAAGCAGCACTGGGAGATTGCCGCCGATCTCGATATCGTCGACTTTGAGCGCGCCACAAAAGTCACGGGTACGCGGTTTGTCATCTACAAAGGCCTCGGGGCCAAACTCGAACGTGCGCTGGCAGCCTTCATGCTCGATTATCAGACGGAAAAGAACGGCTATACGGAAATGTTCCCGGCGTTCATCGCCAATGATGCAAGCTTGACTGGCACGGGAAATCTGCCAAAGTTCGGCGATGAAATGTTTAAGCTTGAAGGGCTGCCGTACTACCTCATCCCGACTGCCGAAATTCCACTCACAAACTATTACCGCGACGAGATTCTGGATGCTTCACAGCTCCCGGTCAAGTTTGCGGGATACAGTGCAAGTTTTCGGTCGGAAGCGGGATCGGCCGGTAAAGACACGCGCGGCCTGATTCGCTTGCACCAGTTTCAGAAGGTGGAGTTAGTAAAACTCGTGCTGCCGGAGAACTCCTATGACGAACTCGAATCCCTCGTCGAAGATGCGGCAGACATCCTCGATGCGCTCGAACTACCGTACCGAGTAATTGAAATTTGCACAGGCGATCTCGGTTCCAAAGAAACGAAGAAGTACGACCTTGAAGTGTGGCTTCCGGCAGCTGGCATGTATCGGGAAATCAGCTCTTGCTCTAACTTTGAGGACTACCAGGCACGACGGGCAAACTTACGTTTTCGCCGTGACGATGGTGCCCGACCAGAGTTCGTGCATACACTGAATGGCAGCGGACTCGCCGTCGGACGAACCGTTGCAGCGATTCTTGAGAATGGCCAGCAGGAAGACGGCAGTGTGCGCATCCCGAAGGCGTTGGTGCCGTATATGGGAACGGAAGTCATCGAGCGGAGGAAGTCGTAA
- the pdxT gene encoding pyridoxal 5'-phosphate synthase glutaminase subunit PdxT, with product MKIGVLALQGAFREHRTLFERLGAQTTLVKLPEHLEGLNGLVIPGGESTTMGKLLREYELLEPIQALGQEGFPLLGTCAGMIVLAKHIVGAPEPHLALMDITVNRNSFGRQRESFETDLNIPAIGADAFPAVFIRAPHVEEVGEGVDVLARYEDRVVAAREGNLVALSFHPELTDDDRLHKYFLDIVADA from the coding sequence ATGAAAATCGGAGTTCTCGCCTTGCAAGGGGCGTTTCGTGAACATCGCACGTTATTTGAACGTCTCGGTGCCCAGACAACGTTAGTCAAACTGCCAGAACACCTTGAGGGATTAAACGGCCTCGTGATTCCTGGCGGTGAGAGTACAACAATGGGAAAGCTGCTTCGAGAGTATGAATTGCTTGAGCCGATTCAAGCCCTTGGACAGGAAGGTTTTCCGCTGCTCGGAACGTGTGCTGGGATGATTGTGCTCGCCAAGCACATTGTGGGTGCCCCAGAACCTCATCTGGCCCTGATGGACATAACAGTCAATCGAAATTCGTTTGGACGTCAGCGCGAGAGTTTCGAGACCGACCTGAATATCCCAGCGATAGGTGCCGATGCGTTTCCCGCCGTCTTCATTCGCGCCCCCCACGTCGAAGAGGTGGGTGAAGGCGTAGACGTGCTGGCGCGATATGAAGACCGCGTTGTTGCGGCGCGGGAAGGGAATCTGGTGGCCTTGTCATTCCACCCAGAACTGACAGATGACGATAGGCTGCACAAATACTTCCTCGACATTGTGGCGGACGCGTAA
- the pdxS gene encoding pyridoxal 5'-phosphate synthase lyase subunit PdxS, producing the protein MAKTGTDVVKRGMAEMQKGGVIMDVVTPEQAKIAEAAGAVAVMALERVPSDIRAAGGVARMADPTIVEEVMKAVSIPVMAKCRIGHIVEARVLESLGVDYIDESEVLTPADDKYHINKKAFTIPFVCGCRDLGEALRRIAEGASMIRTKGEPGTGNIIEAVKHQRMVAGQIRRVVGMSEDELIAESKAIGAPYELLLEIHNSGKLPVVNFAAGGIATPADAALMMELGSDGVFVGSGIFKSENPEKFGRAIVQATTHYQDYGLIAELSKGLGTPMKGIELSTLAENERMASRGW; encoded by the coding sequence ATGGCAAAAACGGGTACCGATGTGGTAAAACGCGGTATGGCAGAAATGCAAAAAGGCGGCGTCATCATGGACGTCGTGACTCCTGAGCAGGCAAAAATCGCGGAGGCAGCAGGTGCTGTCGCTGTCATGGCTTTGGAACGGGTGCCATCAGATATCCGTGCAGCCGGCGGAGTTGCACGGATGGCTGACCCGACGATTGTGGAAGAGGTCATGAAGGCCGTTTCGATTCCTGTTATGGCGAAGTGCCGCATTGGCCACATTGTAGAAGCGAGAGTGCTGGAGTCACTGGGCGTCGATTACATCGACGAGAGCGAAGTTCTGACACCTGCAGATGATAAGTATCACATCAATAAGAAAGCATTTACGATTCCATTTGTCTGCGGTTGCCGTGATTTGGGTGAAGCGCTTCGCCGCATTGCTGAAGGTGCATCCATGATTCGCACCAAGGGCGAACCGGGAACAGGTAATATTATCGAAGCCGTGAAGCATCAACGAATGGTTGCCGGACAAATCCGCCGTGTTGTGGGGATGTCCGAGGATGAATTAATTGCCGAGTCCAAAGCCATCGGCGCGCCGTATGAACTGTTGCTCGAAATTCACAACAGCGGGAAGCTCCCGGTCGTAAACTTCGCAGCGGGCGGTATCGCAACACCGGCTGACGCAGCGTTGATGATGGAACTCGGATCGGACGGCGTGTTCGTCGGATCCGGTATCTTCAAGTCCGAGAACCCAGAGAAGTTTGGCCGGGCGATTGTGCAAGCGACCACCCATTATCAGGACTACGGACTGATTGCAGAACTGTCAAAAGGCCTTGGAACACCGATGAAGGGCATTGAACTGTCAACCTTGGCTGAGAACGAACGCATGGCAAGCCGCGGCTGGTAA
- a CDS encoding ABC transporter permease subunit, producing the protein MFESEKKSPWKTVWQGVITVIVLVLLFAYPRTPPRTTIEKWSEGFPLHPFRWSTFFVNLSDLGHRIFTLTPGNTLAGQSISALLRANLWPSVSLLSVALGFAIVFGVPKGVYDGIRKPAPTVGSTTSGLIEWIVNSIPDFFLIFALELFGFFLLRSGIHVYFVGSKIFWSGTVVPAFILSLAPMMYLARAVKVSVSDELGQPYIQTAHSKGLSKSSVLWRHILPNCLPAIARNIGPMLGVLFSGLVIVEYLFDRKGIGSGLFFAMGHDGISPIYGTPLGTPPLAEGHPFDVNLCISLMIAAVLVFAVFWAVIRFILLLLGHKGSASSYGSKLDETPTGRRWSVQLVVGILMFCVLIVLALAKRHIGIPTPNYMDVIHFEGNSMSVPPFPPSARHWLGTDDSGRDLLSRCIYGIAPTLSYVFVTDLIAVGIGAILAILSASFNFRPIRFVVNTWNSVTSVIPGVILGLLILEIPAVYWAGVRLDPGHIIWGHIHQVIFVVVLAVIEGGRVAGQLQGTLDTEHSRSYMESAIVSGNSNWTRFLIYDLRPLRDSAIEQFIVTFTRMLLLMATLGFFEDVFQPDWLKVNFGTWQFSGTSLDWGSLFAQNARDFLTTPWVMFPPSLFVAWTAIAVNLIHMGVHRIVHAPRRSKVLLRGLVFRMVARVQD; encoded by the coding sequence ATGTTTGAGTCTGAAAAAAAGTCGCCATGGAAGACTGTGTGGCAGGGTGTCATAACCGTCATTGTACTGGTTCTACTGTTTGCGTATCCCCGAACACCACCGCGTACCACGATAGAAAAGTGGTCCGAGGGGTTTCCATTACACCCCTTTCGGTGGTCAACGTTCTTTGTGAATCTCAGTGATTTAGGCCATCGAATCTTCACTTTGACTCCTGGGAATACGCTGGCTGGGCAATCCATCTCAGCCCTCTTGCGGGCAAACTTATGGCCAAGTGTAAGCCTGTTATCCGTGGCGCTTGGATTTGCAATTGTGTTCGGTGTGCCAAAGGGTGTGTATGACGGGATCCGCAAGCCGGCGCCCACGGTAGGAAGTACGACGTCTGGACTTATTGAGTGGATTGTGAACTCCATACCGGACTTCTTTCTTATCTTTGCGCTTGAGCTGTTCGGATTTTTCCTGTTACGAAGCGGGATTCACGTGTATTTCGTGGGCAGCAAAATTTTCTGGAGCGGAACTGTAGTTCCCGCTTTTATTCTCTCGTTAGCGCCCATGATGTACCTAGCTCGAGCAGTCAAGGTATCAGTGTCCGATGAACTCGGACAACCATATATTCAAACAGCGCATAGCAAAGGGCTCAGCAAATCATCAGTATTGTGGCGACACATTCTGCCAAACTGTCTTCCAGCCATCGCGAGAAACATCGGACCAATGCTCGGTGTCCTGTTTTCTGGGCTGGTCATCGTGGAATACCTGTTTGATAGGAAGGGCATTGGTTCCGGACTCTTCTTTGCCATGGGTCACGATGGCATATCGCCCATTTACGGTACCCCGTTAGGAACTCCTCCGCTCGCCGAGGGGCATCCATTTGACGTTAACTTATGCATCTCATTGATGATTGCAGCTGTGCTTGTCTTTGCTGTTTTTTGGGCAGTTATTCGGTTCATCCTGCTGCTCCTCGGCCACAAGGGTAGCGCCAGTTCGTATGGTTCCAAGCTGGATGAAACGCCAACCGGACGTCGATGGTCTGTACAGCTGGTGGTTGGAATTCTGATGTTTTGCGTATTGATTGTGCTGGCACTGGCAAAACGGCACATTGGTATTCCAACCCCAAACTATATGGACGTCATCCACTTTGAGGGCAACTCCATGTCGGTGCCACCGTTTCCACCCTCTGCACGGCACTGGCTTGGTACAGATGACAGCGGACGAGATTTGCTGAGCCGATGCATCTACGGCATTGCTCCGACGCTGAGCTACGTTTTTGTTACTGACCTCATCGCCGTCGGCATAGGTGCCATACTGGCCATCTTATCAGCCAGCTTTAACTTCCGCCCGATCCGATTTGTGGTGAATACCTGGAACTCGGTTACGAGTGTCATACCTGGCGTCATTCTAGGGTTGTTGATTTTGGAAATCCCGGCCGTCTACTGGGCTGGCGTCCGCCTCGACCCGGGACATATCATTTGGGGCCATATCCATCAAGTCATCTTTGTCGTAGTACTGGCCGTTATTGAAGGGGGCCGGGTCGCCGGGCAATTGCAGGGGACGCTTGATACGGAGCACAGCCGATCGTATATGGAGTCTGCCATTGTTTCGGGGAACTCTAATTGGACAAGGTTCTTGATTTACGACCTGCGGCCGCTTCGAGATAGTGCAATTGAACAGTTTATCGTCACATTCACACGCATGCTGTTGTTGATGGCGACCCTCGGATTCTTTGAAGACGTGTTTCAGCCGGACTGGTTGAAAGTCAACTTCGGCACCTGGCAGTTCTCTGGAACGTCACTTGACTGGGGAAGCTTATTTGCTCAAAATGCGAGGGATTTCTTGACGACTCCATGGGTCATGTTTCCCCCAAGCCTCTTTGTCGCGTGGACAGCGATTGCTGTCAACCTGATTCACATGGGTGTGCACCGGATTGTCCACGCACCCCGCCGTAGCAAAGTGCTACTGAGGGGTCTGGTCTTCCGAATGGTTGCTCGCGTTCAAGACTGA